One genomic window of Polyangium aurulentum includes the following:
- a CDS encoding carbon starvation protein A: protein MLPLLALTIIVVLTAGYFSYGRLIARNYALDDTTQTPAVRRSDGEDYVPTKPFYLLGQHFSAIAAAGPIAGPILAAQMFGWVPCVLWIGFGVVFIGAVHDFSALVASVRHEGESVAEIVRRQLGRRAWLLILSFIWLALIYVIVAFADITASTFVGKTEEFEGGNFSFNPGGAVAAASTMYLVLSVVMGLVERRFKPPLWLTTLIFVPATLVAVWLGTKVSTSFVLPFANAQRAWGLGILGYCFIASLLPVWLLLQPRGYLGGFILYLALGVGVIGIFFGGVRYPGEFDIRMPAFKSFDAGGPFGALFPFLFVTIACGACSGFHGLVCSGTTSKQIEKESHTRPVGYGAMLLEAFVAIIALATVITLAGDKLPGPGKIYGDGVGRFMTVLLGKDNFLFAATFGAMAFSTFVFDTLDVSTRLGRYVLEELFGWRGKRKAAAIATALTLVPPAYFVATARPPGPGVRPAYLDFWTLFGTSNQLLAALTLLAVTVWLHREKRRIWYTAIPMVFVMTVTVWALFVQIRHAFASMRDGGFALNTQTMNGIVSAALVALAAALLFESAKVLFGRAAPPTQTQPS from the coding sequence GTGCTGCCCCTGCTCGCGCTCACCATCATCGTCGTCCTCACGGCGGGCTACTTCTCGTACGGCCGTCTGATCGCGAGAAACTACGCGCTCGACGACACCACGCAGACGCCGGCCGTGCGGCGATCGGATGGCGAGGACTACGTCCCGACGAAGCCGTTCTACCTCCTCGGCCAGCACTTCAGCGCGATCGCGGCGGCTGGCCCCATCGCGGGCCCGATCCTCGCCGCGCAGATGTTCGGCTGGGTGCCGTGCGTGCTCTGGATCGGCTTCGGCGTCGTGTTCATCGGCGCGGTGCACGACTTCTCGGCGCTCGTGGCCAGCGTCAGGCACGAGGGCGAGAGCGTGGCCGAGATCGTCCGGCGCCAGCTCGGCCGGCGCGCGTGGCTGCTCATCCTGTCGTTCATCTGGCTCGCGCTCATCTACGTGATCGTGGCGTTCGCCGACATCACGGCGAGCACGTTCGTGGGCAAGACCGAGGAGTTCGAGGGCGGCAACTTCAGCTTCAACCCCGGCGGCGCGGTGGCCGCGGCGAGCACGATGTACCTCGTCCTTTCGGTCGTGATGGGCCTCGTCGAGCGCCGCTTCAAGCCGCCGCTCTGGCTCACCACGCTGATCTTCGTGCCCGCGACGCTCGTGGCCGTGTGGCTCGGGACCAAGGTCTCGACGTCCTTCGTGCTGCCCTTCGCGAACGCCCAGCGCGCCTGGGGCCTCGGCATCCTCGGCTACTGCTTCATCGCCTCGCTCTTGCCCGTGTGGCTCTTGCTCCAGCCGCGCGGGTATCTCGGCGGGTTCATCCTGTATCTCGCGCTCGGCGTGGGCGTGATCGGCATCTTCTTCGGCGGGGTGCGCTATCCGGGCGAATTCGACATCCGGATGCCCGCCTTCAAGTCGTTCGACGCGGGCGGCCCCTTCGGCGCGCTCTTTCCGTTCCTCTTCGTGACGATCGCCTGCGGCGCTTGCTCGGGCTTTCACGGGCTCGTCTGCTCGGGGACGACCTCGAAGCAGATCGAGAAGGAGTCGCACACGCGCCCCGTGGGTTACGGCGCGATGCTGCTCGAGGCGTTCGTGGCGATCATCGCGCTCGCGACCGTGATCACGCTCGCGGGCGACAAGCTCCCGGGACCGGGCAAGATCTACGGCGACGGCGTGGGCCGGTTCATGACCGTGCTGCTCGGAAAGGACAATTTCCTCTTCGCGGCCACGTTCGGCGCGATGGCGTTCTCGACATTCGTCTTCGACACGCTCGACGTCTCCACGCGGCTCGGCCGTTACGTGCTCGAGGAGCTGTTCGGCTGGCGCGGCAAGCGCAAGGCAGCCGCGATCGCGACGGCGCTGACGCTCGTGCCGCCCGCCTATTTCGTCGCCACCGCGCGCCCGCCCGGCCCCGGCGTGCGGCCGGCGTATCTCGATTTCTGGACGCTCTTCGGCACGAGCAACCAGCTCCTCGCGGCGCTCACGCTGCTCGCGGTCACCGTCTGGCTCCACCGCGAAAAGCGCCGCATCTGGTACACGGCGATCCCCATGGTATTCGTGATGACCGTGACCGTGTGGGCGCTGTTCGTGCAGATTCGCCACGCGTTCGCGTCGATGCGCGACGGCGGATTCGCGCTGAACACGCAGACCATGAACGGCATCGTCAGCGCCGCCCTCGTCGCGCTCGCCGCGGCGCTGCTCTTCGAATCGGCGAAGGTCCTGTTCGGACGCGCCGCCCCTCCCACGCAAACGCAGCCGAGCTGA
- a CDS encoding ketopantoate reductase family protein, with the protein MSSYDVSNGSSARPGSPRFLIVGCGGIGGVVAAHLFEQGHDVTALTTNPLIADAVNAHGFRVRGEGSPGTVRGRVAQKLLQGTRPFDYVLLATQPPQVEEAAKTALPFLAPTGAMVCFQNGLCEERIAEIAGPDRVLGGVVAWGASMVEPGLYDRTSSGGFVLGRMDGAPDARLEELSRALEAIGPTTVTNNLAGARWSKLAINCAITSLGAIGGDRLGVLMRHRFIRRLALEIMSEVVFVARAASVRLEKVSGTLDLDWIALTDAERIAVGSPGLVAKHALLLAVGARFRRLRSSMLAAIERGRPAAVDFLNGEVTSRGQKLGVQTPINAAIQAEVHLVAQRKARPSLELARALYDRTRAIVNGPHSMPPPSGEGEPDPAALDPEVPEEPREAGSSESQPSL; encoded by the coding sequence ATGTCTTCATACGACGTTTCCAATGGGTCTTCCGCGCGTCCGGGCTCGCCTCGCTTCCTGATCGTGGGGTGCGGCGGTATCGGCGGCGTGGTGGCTGCGCATCTATTCGAGCAGGGGCACGACGTCACGGCGCTGACGACCAATCCGCTCATCGCTGACGCCGTCAATGCCCACGGCTTCCGCGTCCGCGGCGAAGGGAGCCCCGGCACGGTGCGCGGGCGCGTCGCGCAAAAGCTCCTGCAAGGCACGCGCCCGTTCGATTACGTCCTGCTCGCGACCCAGCCGCCCCAGGTCGAAGAGGCCGCGAAGACCGCGCTGCCCTTCCTCGCCCCCACGGGCGCGATGGTCTGCTTTCAGAATGGGCTTTGCGAGGAGCGCATCGCGGAGATCGCCGGGCCCGATCGGGTGCTCGGCGGCGTGGTCGCCTGGGGCGCCTCGATGGTGGAGCCCGGCCTTTACGACCGCACCTCGTCGGGCGGCTTCGTGCTCGGCCGCATGGATGGCGCCCCCGACGCGCGCCTCGAGGAGCTGTCGCGCGCGCTCGAGGCCATCGGACCGACGACCGTGACCAATAACCTCGCCGGCGCGCGCTGGTCGAAGCTCGCGATCAACTGCGCGATCACCTCGCTCGGCGCAATCGGCGGAGACCGGCTCGGCGTGCTCATGCGCCACCGATTCATTCGGAGGCTGGCGCTCGAGATCATGAGCGAGGTGGTCTTCGTCGCCCGCGCGGCCAGCGTGCGGCTCGAGAAGGTATCGGGGACCCTGGACCTCGACTGGATCGCGCTCACGGACGCCGAGCGGATCGCGGTGGGATCGCCCGGGCTCGTGGCCAAGCACGCGCTCTTGCTCGCCGTGGGCGCGCGTTTCCGGCGGCTGCGCTCGTCGATGCTCGCGGCCATCGAGCGCGGGAGGCCGGCTGCGGTCGATTTCTTGAATGGCGAGGTGACGAGCCGCGGCCAGAAGCTCGGCGTCCAGACGCCCATCAATGCCGCCATCCAGGCCGAGGTGCATCTCGTCGCGCAGCGCAAGGCGAGGCCGAGCCTCGAGCTCGCGCGGGCGCTTTACGACCGGACGCGCGCGATCGTCAATGGTCCGCACTCGATGCCGCCGCCCTCGGGCGAGGGCGAGCCCGACCCGGCCGCGCTCGACCCCGAGGTGCCCGAAGAGCCGCGGGAGGCGGGGTCGAGCGAGTCCCAGCCGAGCCTATAG
- a CDS encoding dipeptidyl-peptidase 3 family protein, translating to MRIAPDVGERLARFAPTPIDADLSALSPRERAVLARLVRASARFDDMFLRQAAEDNPAMREAIAKDASPLAKDALAYFDLSAGPWDRLDEEPFIGDAPRPKGAGFYPKDLTKEELESWIAAHPGDAEAMRSLYTVVRRQGGALTAIPYSVAYREWLEPCAEDIAQAAADAEDQSLARYLSAVAKGLRADDYYESDLAWMDMEGRIEVTIGPYETYEDRLFGYKASFQSFVTVTDDAESRTLERFKAELPAMEQNLPIADEHKNPRRGTFSPIRVVDLVYAAGDARKGAQALAFNLPNDERVREAKGSKNVLLRNMMKAKFEKILRPIAERVVAPSEVENLSADAFFHHTLLHELSHGLGPGRIRVNGRETEVRLMMEEHHSALEEAKADVMGIYNILFLMDRGLLPAEGRASLFSTYLAGMFRATRFGVGEAHGKGTALQFNWMLEKGVVREDAESSTFTIDHAAVPAAIRALLGGILTLQAYGDRAGAEALLGKYGVMSPALARGLGRLGGIPVDIRPSFPAADALAL from the coding sequence ATGCGAATCGCACCCGACGTGGGGGAGCGCCTCGCGCGCTTCGCCCCCACCCCGATCGACGCCGACCTCTCCGCGCTCTCTCCACGCGAGCGCGCCGTCCTCGCACGCCTCGTGCGCGCCTCGGCCCGCTTCGACGATATGTTCTTGCGTCAGGCCGCCGAGGACAATCCCGCCATGCGCGAGGCGATTGCAAAGGACGCCTCGCCGCTCGCGAAGGACGCGCTCGCCTATTTCGACCTCTCGGCGGGCCCCTGGGACAGGCTCGACGAGGAGCCCTTCATCGGCGATGCGCCGCGTCCCAAAGGCGCTGGGTTTTACCCGAAAGATCTGACCAAGGAGGAGCTCGAATCGTGGATCGCCGCGCATCCGGGCGACGCGGAGGCGATGCGCAGCCTCTACACCGTGGTCCGGCGGCAGGGGGGCGCGCTCACGGCCATTCCCTACTCGGTCGCGTATCGCGAATGGCTCGAGCCCTGCGCAGAGGACATCGCGCAAGCCGCCGCGGATGCGGAGGATCAGAGCCTCGCCCGGTATCTCTCCGCCGTTGCAAAGGGGCTCCGCGCCGACGATTACTACGAGAGCGATCTCGCGTGGATGGACATGGAGGGCCGCATCGAGGTCACGATTGGCCCCTACGAGACCTACGAGGACCGGCTCTTCGGCTACAAGGCTTCGTTCCAGTCGTTCGTGACGGTCACCGACGACGCCGAGAGCCGCACGCTCGAGCGCTTCAAGGCCGAGCTCCCCGCGATGGAGCAGAACCTGCCCATTGCCGACGAGCACAAGAACCCGCGCCGCGGGACCTTCTCGCCGATCCGCGTGGTCGACCTCGTGTACGCGGCGGGCGACGCGCGCAAGGGCGCGCAGGCGCTTGCGTTCAACCTGCCCAACGACGAGCGCGTGCGCGAGGCGAAGGGGTCGAAGAACGTCCTGCTCCGCAACATGATGAAGGCCAAATTCGAGAAGATCCTCCGGCCCATCGCGGAGCGCGTGGTCGCGCCGTCGGAGGTCGAGAACCTCTCGGCGGACGCATTCTTTCACCACACGCTGCTGCACGAGCTGTCCCACGGGCTCGGGCCGGGGCGGATTCGCGTGAATGGCCGCGAGACCGAGGTGCGGCTCATGATGGAAGAGCACCACTCGGCCCTGGAGGAGGCGAAGGCCGACGTGATGGGGATTTACAACATCCTCTTCCTGATGGACCGGGGCCTCTTGCCGGCCGAGGGGCGCGCTTCGCTCTTTTCGACGTACCTCGCCGGCATGTTCCGCGCGACCCGCTTCGGCGTCGGCGAGGCGCACGGCAAGGGCACGGCGCTGCAATTCAACTGGATGCTCGAAAAGGGCGTCGTGCGCGAGGACGCCGAGAGCAGCACCTTCACCATCGACCACGCCGCGGTGCCGGCCGCGATTCGCGCGCTGCTCGGCGGGATCCTCACTCTCCAGGCGTACGGCGATCGGGCCGGCGCCGAGGCCCTGCTCGGCAAGTACGGCGTCATGTCCCCCGCGCTCGCGCGCGGCCTCGGACGGCTCGGCGGGATTCCGGTGGACATCCGGCCGAGCTTTCCGGCTGCCGACGCGCTCGCGCTATAG
- a CDS encoding bifunctional metallophosphatase/5'-nucleotidase has protein sequence MAALGGCSDEGERPGPGSGGSSSGTGGTGEQGGAGGNGGTGGTGGTAGMGGAGGDAGAGGMGGSGGQGGQGGSGGMGGSGGGAQLVEVQILGINDFHGNLEPPSGSGGQIVLPDSTKVFAGGAAYMAVHMAALRAQNPNTVAVSAGDLIGASPLISALFHDEPTIEAMNLMGLDINGVGNHEFDDGATELLRMQSGGCHPVDGCADGTPFPGATFKFLSANVVVDKNTGKTLFPRYDIREFDGVKVAFIGMTLEGTPDIVTPTGIAGITFMDEVETVNKIVPELQAQGVEAITVVLHEGGMPTGAYDACPGISGPIVEIATNMSDAVDVIVSGHTHQAYNCTIAGKLVTSAASQGRLITDIDLTIDKATGHVVDKKAKNTIVTRDVSDPMVEMFVTNYKNLAAPLANKQVGTITADFLRPLPPSKPVLSAPGALIADSQLEATKPANLGGSQVAFLNPGGVRADLVYKASGAEPTDGIVTYGEIFTVQPFGNSLVVMTLTGDQIKAFLEQQFSMDAMGNTQTNLLQVSEGFTYSYSLSAPIGSKVDFASIKINGTPIVGNATYRVTVNSFLAAGGDGYSVLVQGTERLGGAVDLEALQGYFAKHSPVSPPALDRITVLP, from the coding sequence TTGGCTGCGCTCGGGGGCTGCAGCGACGAGGGCGAGCGCCCCGGGCCCGGGTCCGGCGGCTCTTCGAGCGGCACGGGCGGCACGGGCGAGCAAGGCGGCGCGGGCGGCAACGGCGGCACGGGCGGCACGGGCGGCACGGCGGGAATGGGCGGCGCAGGCGGCGACGCAGGTGCCGGTGGAATGGGCGGCTCCGGGGGCCAAGGGGGCCAGGGCGGCTCCGGTGGAATGGGCGGCTCGGGCGGCGGCGCGCAGCTCGTCGAGGTGCAGATCCTCGGCATCAACGATTTCCACGGCAACCTCGAGCCACCCTCGGGCAGCGGTGGGCAGATCGTGCTCCCCGACAGTACCAAGGTGTTCGCGGGCGGCGCGGCGTACATGGCCGTGCACATGGCCGCCCTGCGCGCGCAAAACCCCAATACGGTCGCCGTCTCCGCGGGCGACCTCATTGGCGCATCGCCCCTGATCTCCGCGCTCTTCCACGACGAGCCGACCATCGAGGCCATGAACCTGATGGGACTCGACATCAACGGCGTGGGCAATCACGAGTTCGACGATGGTGCCACCGAGCTTTTGCGCATGCAATCGGGCGGATGCCACCCGGTCGACGGTTGCGCCGACGGCACCCCCTTCCCGGGCGCCACGTTCAAATTTCTGTCGGCGAACGTGGTCGTCGACAAGAACACCGGCAAGACGCTCTTCCCGCGCTACGACATTCGCGAATTCGACGGCGTGAAGGTCGCCTTCATTGGCATGACGCTCGAGGGGACGCCCGACATCGTGACCCCCACGGGCATCGCGGGCATCACGTTCATGGACGAGGTCGAGACGGTCAACAAGATCGTCCCGGAACTCCAGGCCCAGGGCGTCGAGGCCATCACGGTGGTGCTCCACGAAGGAGGCATGCCCACGGGCGCGTACGACGCGTGCCCCGGCATCTCCGGCCCGATCGTCGAGATCGCGACGAACATGTCCGACGCCGTGGACGTCATCGTGTCGGGTCATACCCACCAGGCTTATAACTGCACCATTGCCGGCAAGCTCGTCACCAGCGCGGCCTCGCAGGGGCGGCTCATCACCGATATCGATCTGACGATCGACAAGGCGACGGGTCACGTGGTCGACAAGAAGGCGAAGAACACGATCGTCACCCGCGACGTGTCCGATCCGATGGTCGAGATGTTCGTCACGAATTACAAGAACCTCGCGGCGCCGCTGGCGAACAAGCAGGTCGGGACGATCACGGCAGATTTCTTGCGTCCGCTTCCACCGTCCAAACCGGTGCTCTCGGCGCCAGGCGCGCTCATCGCCGATTCACAGCTCGAGGCGACGAAGCCGGCGAACCTCGGCGGCTCGCAGGTCGCGTTCCTGAATCCGGGCGGCGTGCGCGCGGACCTCGTTTACAAGGCCTCGGGAGCCGAGCCCACGGACGGCATCGTCACCTACGGCGAGATCTTCACCGTGCAGCCCTTCGGCAACAGCCTGGTCGTGATGACGTTGACCGGCGATCAGATCAAGGCATTTCTCGAGCAGCAATTCTCCATGGACGCGATGGGCAATACGCAGACGAACCTCCTGCAGGTCTCCGAAGGGTTCACGTATTCCTACAGCCTGAGCGCGCCGATCGGGTCGAAGGTCGATTTCGCGTCGATCAAGATCAACGGCACGCCCATCGTGGGGAACGCGACGTACCGGGTGACGGTGAACAGCTTCCTCGCGGCGGGCGGGGACGGCTACAGCGTGCTCGTGCAAGGAACGGAGCGGCTCGGCGGGGCGGTCGATCTCGAGGCGCTCCAGGGCTACTTCGCCAAGCACTCGCCCGTGAGCCCGCCCGCGCTCGATCGGATCACCGTGCTGCCCTGA
- the pdxY gene encoding pyridoxal kinase PdxY: MNILSIQSHVAYGHVGNASAVFPMQRLGVEVWPIHTVQFSNHTGYGAWKGRVFDGPAIEEILDGIADRGALPRCDGVLSGYMGSADIGNAILMAVARVRAANPGALYCCDPVIGDVGRGVFVRPGIPEFMKAQAVPAADIVTPNQFELDYLSGATTETLDAAKNAIGAVHELGPRVVLVTSLHTRETPADAIDLLAGEGGRFWRVRTPKLPLSVNGAGDAVAALFFVHYARSRSAGVALGEATASIYGLLKRTEEAGSREILTVAAQDEFVAPTWRFPVEEV, translated from the coding sequence ATGAACATCCTCTCCATTCAATCGCACGTCGCCTACGGCCATGTCGGCAACGCCTCGGCCGTCTTCCCCATGCAGCGGCTCGGCGTCGAGGTCTGGCCGATTCACACGGTGCAGTTCTCGAACCACACCGGCTACGGCGCCTGGAAGGGGCGCGTCTTCGATGGCCCCGCCATCGAGGAGATCCTCGACGGCATCGCCGATCGCGGCGCCCTCCCCCGCTGCGACGGCGTGCTCTCCGGGTACATGGGCTCGGCCGACATCGGCAATGCGATCCTCATGGCCGTCGCGCGCGTCCGCGCGGCAAACCCTGGCGCGCTCTATTGCTGCGACCCGGTCATCGGCGATGTGGGCCGCGGCGTCTTCGTGCGGCCGGGCATCCCTGAATTCATGAAGGCGCAGGCCGTTCCGGCCGCCGACATCGTCACGCCGAACCAATTCGAGCTCGATTACCTCTCGGGAGCGACCACCGAGACGCTCGACGCGGCCAAGAATGCGATCGGCGCCGTGCACGAGCTCGGGCCGCGCGTGGTGCTCGTGACCTCGCTGCACACGCGCGAGACCCCTGCCGATGCGATCGATCTGCTCGCCGGCGAGGGCGGGCGATTCTGGCGCGTGCGCACGCCGAAGCTGCCGCTCAGCGTCAATGGGGCGGGCGACGCCGTGGCCGCGCTCTTCTTCGTCCATTACGCCCGCAGCCGCTCGGCGGGCGTGGCGCTCGGCGAGGCGACGGCGTCGATCTACGGCCTGCTCAAGCGCACCGAGGAGGCCGGCTCACGCGAGATCCTCACCGTCGCCGCCCAGGACGAGTTCGTCGCGCCGACGTGGCGGTTCCCCGTCGAGGAGGTCTGA
- a CDS encoding DUF4139 domain-containing protein: MSPRPTIRRIVLFKQGLAHIERRGPAEGVFELPFGRTELGEVLRSLAAWVERGDARITSIAFDAPDDADATLAERKMRFEPGAALRGFVNTARGRRVRIDSGEGPIEGEVIGFEESPGGQGPPRRTLLLRADRGRVAVVDLATVRGLEIIDPALQDSLAVLVDRGRAAASAERRAVRISLSGQAEDVCVSYVVPCPAYAVSYRLVCDGPVARLFAFGLISNPLEEDLEGVDLVLTTSQPTAAEGMRRAHTAERNETEPRVDGAMALERTQRVVVHPATIRAAAAAPIGTLVAMHTAKSPEARITPEHLEETVTSSDEIDLPHDGAESSPFEWRAPGPVSIPRRGAAMVPLLSADVRVRKERVWRDGGSPNPDLLLSFVNDAGTLPEEGACAVYDAGSYAGESAMPAAHAGTRVHLSFTKDLAVRCRKTSTKSVRVLSLSFDAAGILEQQRCEERHVVTLESDHAAAVDVMVELARRDGRALAPGNPMPFEETSQALRYRIEVPPRGATTLEMREQWSEARRLGYDTLEPAQVEGWRADGHLDEARFSELAGALAAWEEARELEGKRARMEREQQDAYTRQGKIAEQLAVLRDVGPEGALRVRYVAELQTAQDRINVLESEMRRLREAADERRRAAQRGLLGLSRT; the protein is encoded by the coding sequence ATGAGCCCGAGGCCTACCATCCGGCGGATCGTGTTATTCAAGCAGGGCCTCGCGCACATCGAGCGCCGCGGCCCCGCCGAGGGCGTCTTCGAGCTGCCTTTCGGGCGCACCGAGCTGGGTGAAGTGCTGCGCTCGCTCGCTGCATGGGTCGAGCGCGGCGACGCGCGCATCACCTCCATCGCCTTCGACGCCCCCGACGACGCCGACGCGACGCTCGCCGAGCGCAAGATGCGCTTCGAGCCCGGCGCCGCCCTGCGCGGCTTCGTGAACACCGCGCGCGGCCGCAGGGTGCGGATCGACAGCGGCGAAGGCCCGATCGAAGGGGAGGTCATCGGCTTCGAGGAGTCGCCGGGCGGGCAGGGGCCGCCGCGCCGCACGCTGCTCTTGCGCGCCGATCGCGGGCGCGTCGCGGTCGTCGATCTCGCGACCGTGCGGGGCCTCGAGATCATCGACCCCGCATTGCAAGATAGCCTGGCCGTGCTCGTCGACCGCGGCCGCGCGGCTGCCTCGGCCGAGCGCCGCGCGGTGCGGATCTCGCTGTCCGGCCAGGCGGAGGACGTGTGCGTGTCGTACGTCGTCCCGTGCCCCGCATACGCCGTGTCCTATCGGCTCGTGTGCGACGGCCCCGTCGCGCGCCTGTTCGCCTTCGGCCTGATCTCGAACCCGCTCGAGGAGGATCTCGAAGGGGTCGATCTGGTGCTCACGACGAGCCAGCCCACCGCGGCGGAGGGCATGCGCCGCGCCCATACCGCCGAGCGAAACGAGACCGAGCCGCGCGTCGACGGCGCGATGGCCCTCGAGCGAACGCAACGCGTGGTCGTCCATCCGGCGACGATCCGCGCCGCCGCAGCCGCCCCGATCGGCACGCTCGTCGCGATGCACACCGCGAAGAGCCCCGAAGCGCGCATCACGCCCGAGCACCTCGAAGAGACCGTCACCTCGAGCGACGAGATCGATCTGCCCCACGACGGGGCCGAGTCATCGCCGTTCGAATGGCGCGCGCCCGGGCCCGTGTCGATCCCGCGCCGCGGGGCCGCGATGGTGCCGCTGCTCTCGGCCGACGTGCGCGTGCGCAAGGAGCGCGTCTGGCGCGACGGCGGCAGCCCGAACCCGGACCTGCTCCTGTCCTTCGTCAACGACGCCGGCACGCTGCCCGAAGAAGGCGCCTGCGCGGTCTACGATGCCGGCAGCTACGCGGGCGAATCGGCGATGCCCGCCGCCCACGCGGGCACGCGCGTGCACCTGTCGTTCACGAAGGATCTCGCCGTTCGATGCCGCAAGACGAGCACGAAGTCGGTGCGCGTGCTGTCGCTGTCCTTCGACGCCGCCGGGATCCTCGAGCAGCAGAGGTGCGAGGAGCGGCACGTGGTCACGCTCGAGAGCGATCACGCGGCCGCGGTGGACGTCATGGTGGAGCTCGCGCGCAGGGACGGCCGCGCGCTCGCGCCGGGCAACCCGATGCCCTTCGAGGAGACGTCGCAAGCCTTGCGCTACCGCATCGAGGTGCCGCCGCGCGGCGCCACGACGCTCGAGATGCGCGAGCAGTGGAGCGAGGCGCGGCGGCTCGGCTACGACACGCTCGAGCCCGCGCAGGTCGAAGGCTGGCGCGCCGACGGACACCTCGACGAGGCCCGCTTCTCCGAGCTCGCGGGCGCGCTCGCGGCGTGGGAGGAGGCGAGGGAGCTGGAGGGCAAGCGCGCGCGCATGGAGCGCGAGCAGCAGGACGCCTACACGCGCCAGGGCAAGATCGCCGAGCAGCTCGCCGTCCTGCGCGACGTGGGCCCCGAGGGCGCGCTGCGCGTGCGCTACGTGGCCGAGCTGCAGACCGCGCAGGATCGCATCAACGTGCTCGAAAGCGAGATGCGCAGGCTGCGCGAGGCGGCCGACGAGCGAAGGCGCGCGGCGCAGCGAGGTCTGCTCGGTCTGTCCCGCACCTAG
- a CDS encoding diacylglycerol/lipid kinase family protein gives MKPLLIVNPRSGGGRTGALFEKMRAPIERHLGSVDVALTEGPRHAVDIAREAAQGGRETVIAVGGDGSVHEVVCGLMEAREAGAKPPRLGVIGAGTGGDYRRTLGFDNRLDRYCDAIAGGKTRAVDVGRFSYVSHEGEPKTSFFINILSAGIGGLVDKLVAESGRALGGTAAYFVASVKGLVQSSVGRLRCSIRREDTSREETIETRNIAICNGRFFGSGMQVAPMAAPDDGLFDVIDLGAAPRLRFMLVSSRMYTGTHVHSLDVKHYRCDRIEIELLNPEVADRFLLDVDGEPLGRLPLTVEMVPSAIEVFVPAQ, from the coding sequence ATGAAGCCGCTCCTCATCGTGAACCCCCGCTCGGGCGGCGGGCGAACCGGCGCGCTCTTCGAGAAGATGCGGGCGCCGATCGAGCGTCACCTCGGCTCGGTCGACGTCGCGCTCACCGAGGGCCCGCGGCACGCGGTGGACATCGCGCGCGAGGCGGCGCAGGGCGGGCGTGAGACGGTCATCGCGGTCGGCGGCGACGGCTCGGTCCACGAGGTCGTCTGCGGGCTCATGGAGGCGCGCGAGGCGGGCGCCAAGCCCCCGCGCCTCGGCGTCATCGGCGCAGGCACGGGCGGCGATTACCGCCGCACGCTCGGCTTCGACAACAGGCTCGACCGCTATTGCGACGCCATCGCGGGCGGCAAGACGCGCGCGGTCGACGTGGGCCGCTTCTCCTACGTCTCGCACGAGGGCGAGCCCAAAACGTCGTTCTTCATCAACATCCTCTCCGCCGGAATCGGTGGCCTCGTCGACAAGCTGGTCGCGGAATCGGGCCGCGCGCTCGGCGGCACGGCGGCCTATTTCGTCGCGTCGGTGAAGGGCCTCGTCCAGTCCTCGGTGGGGCGGCTGCGCTGCTCCATCCGGCGCGAGGACACCTCGCGCGAGGAGACGATCGAGACGCGCAACATCGCGATCTGCAACGGCCGCTTCTTCGGCAGCGGCATGCAGGTCGCCCCGATGGCCGCGCCCGACGACGGCCTCTTCGACGTGATCGATCTGGGCGCCGCGCCCAGGCTGCGCTTCATGCTCGTCTCGTCGCGCATGTACACGGGCACGCACGTGCACTCGCTCGACGTGAAGCACTACCGCTGCGACCGCATCGAGATCGAGCTGCTGAACCCCGAGGTCGCCGATCGCTTCCTGCTCGACGTGGACGGCGAGCCGCTCGGCCGGCTTCCGCTCACGGTGGAGATGGTTCCCAGCGCGATCGAAGTGTTCGTGCCCGCTCAATGA